In the Firmicutes bacterium CAG:345 genome, ATATACGCTAACTATAAAGTTGAGAAGAAAATTAGCATCTTATTTTGAAAAGTACAACATAAAAGTGGAGGAATAAACATGAAAAAGAATCAATCAAAAAGACTAACAGAACAGCATAAAGAATCACATGGTGTAATTGGTATTTTT is a window encoding:
- a CDS encoding type II restriction enzyme EcoRI (product inferred by homology to UniProt), with amino-acid sequence MKKNQSKRLTEQHKESHGVIGIFGEGLADVANAGEEDKNKTE